A stretch of the Neisseria sp. DTU_2020_1000833_1_SI_GRL_NUU_006 genome encodes the following:
- a CDS encoding 50S ribosomal protein L25/general stress protein Ctc, protein MTYEIQASVREAQGTGASRRLRREGQIPGILYGEGQEPVAIAVDHKTVFYALEKESFHTALIKLSLNGETKDVIVRDFQMHPFRREVQHIDFQAVKADQPVRIRVPLHIVNAENSQAVKLQGGRVSLLNTTVEVIARPDNIPEYLELDCAEVVAGDILHLSDIQLPEGVECASLKRNENLAVASVTGKKR, encoded by the coding sequence ATGACTTATGAAATTCAAGCCTCTGTTCGTGAAGCACAAGGCACTGGTGCGAGCCGCCGCCTGCGTCGCGAAGGCCAAATCCCCGGTATTTTGTACGGTGAAGGTCAAGAGCCCGTTGCAATTGCTGTGGATCACAAAACTGTATTCTACGCATTGGAAAAAGAATCTTTCCACACTGCACTGATCAAACTGTCCCTGAACGGTGAAACCAAAGACGTTATCGTCCGTGATTTCCAAATGCACCCATTCCGTCGCGAAGTTCAACATATCGACTTCCAGGCCGTTAAAGCCGACCAACCGGTACGCATCCGTGTTCCCCTGCACATTGTTAACGCTGAAAACTCTCAAGCCGTGAAACTGCAAGGCGGTCGCGTATCCCTGTTGAACACTACTGTTGAAGTGATTGCCCGACCTGACAATATTCCTGAATACTTAGAACTGGACTGTGCCGAAGTCGTTGCAGGCGACATCCTTCACCTGTCTGACATCCAACTGCCTGAAGGTGTAGAATGTGCTTCTCTTAAACGTAACGAAAACTTGGCGGTTGCTTCTGTCACCGGTAAAAAACGTTAA